A window of Apodemus sylvaticus chromosome 23, mApoSyl1.1, whole genome shotgun sequence genomic DNA:
CCAATCACCCTGTTTTATGACTATGTTTTTTAGTTTCATCATCTGTATTTGGAATGTGTGTACTCTTGGGTTTCTAGTTTGGGGTGCGTTATTTGGTTAggttttacttacatttttttactttatcttttcccccatatatttttcataatattcatTCTATTTTTCTAGCCTTTACTTACCTTTATGTCaagcacattttctttgtttatttttaggtagCATGTGTActaattttggtttctgttttcctacatCTTTTTCATTACATTGATTCtattctttttatgttatttttaggtAGCATCAGTAGTGATTCAATACCTACACATAGTGAGGAGGAGTTACCACCATTCAGCTTCGAGCCCCATATCTCTGAGGAGGAAGACTTCCACTCCCAATACAAAGTCTTGAGGACCATCGGGCAAGGGAGTAACGCCAAGGTCCTCCTGGCCCAACACCGGCTCACAGGCACACCTGTGGCCATCAAAGTTCTTGAAAAGGGCAAGCAGTGGTTCCAGTCAGCCATGATGGAGGCCAATATAATGAGAACACTCAACCATCCCAACATCATCTCACTTCTACAAGTGATTGAGACCACAAAAAGCATATACCTGGTAATGGAATTTGTTGAAGGACAACAACTCTACCAATACATCAAAAATTCTGGCCACATAGAGGAGGACGAGGCCCGGAAAATTTTTAAACAAGTAATAGCTGCCGTGAGCTACTGCCATGAACATGGTATCGTGCACAGGGACCTGAAACCTGATAACATCCTGATCGATAACaatggaaaaatcaaaataatcgaCTTTGGCCTTAGTACCAAAGTCAAACCTGGTCAAATGCTCAGTCAGCACTGTGGTTCCTACTCTTTTGGTGCCCCAGAATTCTTCCTCGGTAAAAGATACGATGGCACCAAAAGCGACTCGTGGACCTTAGGTGTGGTCCTCTATTTCATGATTGTCGGGAAGGTGCCTTTTGATTCTGTGATCATCCACGAACTGCAAAGACAAGTTGTGGCAGGAGTATATCCTGCCCCCTATGGGGTCTCACAAGAACTAGAGGACTTGCTTAGTCTATTACTGACCATCCACCCTACATATAGGCCCACACCCATGGAGGTGATGCTGCACCCCTGGTTTAAAGGGGACTGGAAGATGTTCCCAAATCCCTGTAAGGATCTAATCCCTGCCAGGGCAGACCCTACCATTGTCcaagccatggaatatcttggcttccgAGCTCAAGACATTCTCGAGTCACTACGTAAACAGAAATATAACCAAGCCATGGCTTGCTATACTTTACTAAAAGGACAGGCTCTCCAGAGACATGTCTACTCAACAGTGACTCAGACAGTGAGTCCAGTGGCAGCCCCATTCCCGACcattgatgctgctgctgcttttactTTAGGGATGAAGACAAGCAGAAGTGCTCCTATACTTGGCCCACTGGTCTCACCATCCTACATTGGTCAAGAGTCTACCTATGGCCAGAAGGCTAGGCAAAGAGCAGGAAGAACATCCACTGGGCCTGGTTTTCTTCACTTGCGGCCACTCCAGTGGAAACCCACAGAGGACCAACAACATATATTTGCCATGAGTGTCCCCTGTATTAACACAACAACCAGAATCACTGAAAACAGCAGCAATTCGATCCCAGAAGACAATCCCCTCTCCCACAGTGCCTCAGAGAATAAGCCCATCCCCAGCAGGGCCAGGGCCCAGCCCCGAGGCTTCAGGGGATGGGCCAAGAGGATACGAAATGCCATGAGGAGACTCTGTTGCTGCTTTACAGGAGGAAATCAATCTCGCCGCAGGCAGCACAGAGTCTCCCCCCAGAAATGAGGCCCATGGAGAAAatccagagaaaaagaagcaggcagGGCCCAGGTACCTTTGTGCTTTGTCCTACCCACTTTACTCTGTGCTGgtccctcctctgtcttcattttcattttcattttgcccaCAATTCTTACCTTCTCATCTTCTCGAAGTACTTTAGAATTCATCAACCCCAAGCCTTCTCCCTATTCTGGGTTTCTCCTCTTGCCAGCATGGACTCAATATCAATGATTTTTAATCCACACAACAGAATTGTTTTGCTGACCCCATTCCTTCTCCTGGAGTCCATCTTCCCTAAAGACAATAGTTCCCACAGGGTAAGGACTAGATGCATATGGGCTCAAGGACTCTTTCAGGGGCTACAGGCCCTAGCAATGTGCCAATCAATCACAAGAGCTGAAGAACAGATTCTTACATTTTCAAAAGTGACATCACATTCCAGTAAGCCTCAAAACTAATAACCAGCAATGTCATTGAATAAGTACAATAGCATAGTTCACTGATTATTGATAATGTTCCATGCATTCATAGTTTTTGCCTACTGATTATCCTTTTGCTCCTAAGAAACACCTAGTaatacattgatttaaaaaaaaatttctaagtgatttctttccaagatcttgactacaaagtagaaaaaaaaagacataaaatattaaCGCATGTCAAAGTCCCACATGTTATTATAAGAATTCTAcctcattatttcttttatctctaATAAATTACCTTGTCTCTTTCACAGTGTCATCAGGGAATTACGTCCTGAGTATCAACAGGAGGTGATTTCAAACACATGGACCAGGAACAGACACAATGGGAGAAGCACAACAGTAActctagcagcagcagcaggtcaaggagaagacagaagaggaagaaggaggaggagaaggagggggggaggaggaggaagaggaggaggaggaggaggagaaggagaaggaggagaagagaaggagaaggagaaggaggagaaggagaaggagaaggaggagaaggagaaagaaagagagagagagagagagagagagagagagagagagagagagagagagagagagagagagagagagagagagagaaagaagaaattaacCAACTGATTTCTGTGTCACTATTAGAATTGGTATCTGCCTATTTCTGGAACCAGATAGCACACTGAGAACCaattataaaaaatgatttaactgaatattaatatttacagAAGAGTTATCAGTATTCTTGAGGGTTCATGTCTAAGAGACAGAGCTAGGTGGCAGAGACAACAGGAAATGGTATGTTCTGAATGAGGAACATTTTCCCAAAGCTGATAATGCAATAGGTCTGAAGGAGCATTCGGGAGCATTCCCAGAAGGAACGGCTTctggggggaagagaggaagtttCTGGACAGTGAGGAAGCATGATTATGTGGAAATTCCTAGAGATATATCAGCAGGGAAAGTCAGTAGGCTGGTGGACATGGTTCCCTGAACTGGTCAGGTGGCTATACTAAAAGATCTGAGAGAGGTTCTCAGGAGGGATTCACTGTTTTTGCCTAGCTGATGACATAGCATAGGTAGACTGACTAGGAGACAAGTCTGTGGCCCTGTGCCTGAGACT
This region includes:
- the LOC127673630 gene encoding sperm motility kinase Y-like yields the protein MSVDEPTGSVSLCGKTSSGSWSSCSSQDTWNYSGGSISSDSIPTHSEEELPPFSFEPHISEEEDFHSQYKVLRTIGQGSNAKVLLAQHRLTGTPVAIKVLEKGKQWFQSAMMEANIMRTLNHPNIISLLQVIETTKSIYLVMEFVEGQQLYQYIKNSGHIEEDEARKIFKQVIAAVSYCHEHGIVHRDLKPDNILIDNNGKIKIIDFGLSTKVKPGQMLSQHCGSYSFGAPEFFLGKRYDGTKSDSWTLGVVLYFMIVGKVPFDSVIIHELQRQVVAGVYPAPYGVSQELEDLLSLLLTIHPTYRPTPMEVMLHPWFKGDWKMFPNPCKDLIPARADPTIVQAMEYLGFRAQDILESLRKQKYNQAMACYTLLKGQALQRHVYSTVTQTVSPVAAPFPTIDAAAAFTLGMKTSRSAPILGPLVSPSYIGQESTYGQKARQRAGRTSTGPGFLHLRPLQWKPTEDQQHIFAMSVPCINTTTRITENSSNSIPEDNPLSHSASENKPIPSRARAQPRGFRGWAKRIRNAMRRLCCCFTGGNQSRRRQHRVSPQK